The Macaca fascicularis isolate 582-1 chromosome 5, T2T-MFA8v1.1 genome segment ttttacCCTAAGAGCAAAAACAAGGATACCTGCTTTTACTACTTTTATTTAATATGGTACTGAAGGTTCTAGTTAGCTAAAACAATAAggcaagtaaaataataaaagatattccgatttttaaaaaagtaaaattttctgttcgcagatgacataatcttatatattaaaaatactttactttCTGTGAGATAAACTATCAGATGCAATAAATAACATTCAGCAAAactacaggatacaaaatcaacacacaaaaatcagttgtatttctacaATAACAAACTAtctgaagaagaaatcaagacaACAGTATCATTTATGATAgcgtcaaaaaataaaatatttagaaaccaacttaaccaaggaaatgaaaaactTGCATAGCAAAAACTATAAACAttgcagaaaaatattaaagatgacacaaataaatgaaaagacatcatGTGTTTATGAATTGGAAGACAAAACCTTGTCAAGATGCCATTGTTATCTATAGTCACCTACAGATTCAATAAAATCACTATAAAAATtccaatatttgaaaaaatagaaaatcctattctaaaattcagatgaaatctcaaaAAACCCCAAGTAGCCAAATCAATCTTAAAAACTAACAAAGTTAGAGAACTAacacctcctggtttcaaactTACTGTAATGCTTCAGTGCCCAAAACGATGTTGTACCAGCATAGAGACAGACATAAAGatcaatgcaatagaaaaaaagaaccaaaaaatatGGTCATGATTTTTAACAACGGAGTCAAAActattcaatggggaaaggacagtatattttttaatggtgttaaaaatgaatatttacatgGAAACCAATAAAGCTGGACCCTTGCTTTACACCATAtaaaaaacttaatttaaaatggaCCAAACATCTAattgtaaaagctaaaactataaaacccttagaagaaaacacaggaaatatGTTTCATATCGTAGAATCTGGCAATAATTTCCTGGATATGACAGTGAAAGcacagacaacaacaacaaaaatacataaaaagaacttCATCAAAGTGAAAAGCTTTTATGTATCTGAAGATACAATCAATAGGttgaaaataaattcacaaagggaaagaaaatatccatACATTATATATTTGAGAAGTAATAACCAGGCTATATAAAGACctcagcaataacaacaaaacaatcaAATTTAAACATGAGCAAaggttttaaaatacacatttctttaaagaagacagATAAATGACCAGTAAGCACAGTATAAACTGCGCAGCATCACTActcatgagaaaaatgtaaatccaAACCACAACGCAATACCAACTGACACATATAAGTGTAGCTGCCATCAAAAAAACCACCAGCAGCAAACCAAAACAATAAAGCCCCAGAAAACAGCAAATGCTGGATGTGGAGAAGTCAGGACTCctgcacactgctggtgggaaagtaaggtggcacagccactgtggaaaacagtaatCACCACATGATCCAGTAACTCCACATCTGGGTATATACGCCAAGAAACCGAAAGTGGcaatttgcacacccatgtttatagcagcattcaCAAGAGCCAAAGGGTAGAAAAAGCCCAAATGTCCAtgtacagatgaatggataagcaaatatGATCAATACACACAATgatatattattcagccttaaaaaggaaaggcattctaatacatgctacaacataaaccttgaaaagattaacacaaaaaatgcaaatactcTATGTTTTCCACTTTTATAGCGTACCTAGAGCAGTTAAATTCATAGACACAGAGAGTAGGATGTGGTTTCCAGGGAAtggggggaagggaaaggggagccATTGTTCcgtggatacagagtttcactttggGGTGATGACAGGTTTGGaatggatagtggtgatagttgcacaacaacGTATTTGTACTTAATGTACTTAAATTTTCtgttatacatattttaccacagtaaaaaaattagcaaatatttaaaaatctacatatttCTTTGAACTGtttctttacatcccttgtccATTTTTCAATTTGGCTGTTGGTCTTTTAATAatttaggatatatatatacatatatacacacacacacacacacacatatatatatatatatataaaaacccAAATTAGCTTTTTGTGTGTCATGTATGTTGCAGATCTATTTCCCCAGTCTGTTGACTTTTGACTTTGAGGCATTTTTCTCGCCTatagagttttaatttttgtggagtcAAATGCATCAGAGTCTTCTAGTCAAAGACTTATTTATGGGTATGGTGTTTCAGTTTAGGATGATAAAGAAGTTGTAGATATGGATAAAACAGAGGTGTAAAAAGTTGTAGATATGGGAAAGCAGAGGTAGAAAAAGTCCATAAACttgaggtcagtgtgagacctcccaccccctgctctggaatcagatggaggaaggcatgcatgcaggctgagctggaggtcagtgtgggacctcccaccccctgctctggaatcagatggaggaaggcatggatgcaggctgagctggaggtcagtgtgagacctcccaccccctgctctggaatcagatggaggaaggcatgcatgcaggctgagctggaggtcagtgtgagacctcccatcccctgctctggaatcagatggaggaaggcatgcatgcaggctgagcttgaggtcagtgtgggacctcccaccccctgctctggaatcagatggaggaaggcatgcatgcaggctgagctggaggtcagtgtgggacctcccaccccctactctggaatcagatggaggaaggcatgcatgcaggctgagctggaggtcagtgtgagacctcccaccccctactctggaatcagatggaagaaggcatgcatgcaggctgagctggaggtcagtgtgagacctcccaccccctactctggaatcagacggaggaaggcatgcatgcaggctgagctggagagaTGAGCTGGGTGGCAGAACAGTCCTCCCATGACCCTAGACCTTAAGTGCTCCCACATGCTCTCAGGCATGTATCAAACCAAGAAAGCAGGCTAGGAGGGTAACACAGCTACCTGTGTACAGGGAGCTACGAAATACTTGAGCTGAGCAAATGACACACAAGGAGACAGAAGCAGTATGACTTTTACACAGTGACCTGGCTCAAATCATTTCAGGCTCTCATTAACCAGGCAAGCTCCACTTTCTCTCTGAGGTAGGTAAACTTGAGGGGGTAAAGTGGGAGttggggaaaacagaaaagaaagcctGGCAGTATTTCTTCTAACTCtgttataaataaaaagtaaaacataaatgcCCTGTCTCAGGGCCCAAATGTTAGGTGAAAACATGTTTGTCATCTCAGTCACGTGACATGGACTGTAGCAGAGCAGTACACACATGGTCATTATTCCTTTCCCTCTGCACGTTGTGTGCAGTTTTATAACGTACCTGATCCACTTGTCTCATCACACTAGCTGCAAACAAGGCCACTGAATGTCACACCAAGTGGCCAGCATGTCTGTGAAGGGCGGAAACTGGGGCAGCCAAACAGCTGGCAGAGGCCCGCTAGAAAGTCTCCGATGCCCACTCCATGGAGGACTCCACACTTAAAAGACAAGGTAAGCACGTGTCCGGCTGCCTCACTAGCTATCCccccaaataaaaaaataaaagtaaccccTCCAGGGAACGTGTGTGTACACACAAAAGTACGTGCACACAGCTACATGCAAAGGGGAAAGGCTGGGAAGGAACCAAATTCACCTCTGAACACCAGTTACTTGTGGCGAAGGGGCAGGTGAAGCCGCCTGTCCACATTACTCACCTTTTCAACTGATGAGCTTGCATCGGTTTTGGCAATTTCTCATAAAAAGGCAATTTTCACTCCTTGGGTGATCACCCAGGTCCTGCAAAACTGAGCCACCAACAACCACCTGCACCACTTCCCATGAGGCCAAATAATGGCTTCCCTCAAAGCTCagccctcccacccacctcccagTCCTGTCCCATGCAGGGGGCTACCGGCCTCCTGGGGTACAGGGGTCCAGGCCAAACCCAACCCATAGACGGTTGGTGAAACCAGCATGTATCCAAGGGCCTTCCTCCAACCTGGGCCGTGTGACCACTGCACAGACAGGCCTGTGCTTGCTCCCCTAGGACACAGACTCCCTTTTCTTCAGTTGGAATGAGGGATGGGGAGATTCGATGGTGTCCTGTACAGGTTGGTTTCTTCGGCTGGAACGAGGGATGGGGAGATTCGATGGTGTCCTGTACAGGTTGATTTCTTCAGTTGGAATGAGGAATGGGGGGATTTGATGGTGTCCTGTACAGGTTGGTTTCTTCGGTTGGAATGAGGAATGGGGGGATTCGATGGTGTCCTGTACAGGTTGGTTTCTTCGGTTGGAACGAGGGATGGGGGGATTCGATGGTGTCCTGTACAGGTTGGTTTCTTCGGTTGGAACGAGGGATGGGGGGATTCGATGGTGTCCTGTACAGGTTGGTTTCTTCGGTTGGAACGAGGGATGGGGGGATTCGATGGTGTCCTGTACAGGTTGGTTTCTTCGGTTGGAACGAGGGATGGGGAGATTCGATGGTGTCCTGTACAGGTTGGTTTCTTCGGCTGGAACGAGGGATGGGGAGATTCGATGGTGTCCTGTACAGGTTGGTTTCTTCGGTTGGAACGAGGGATGGGGGGATTCGATGGTGTCCTGTACAGGTTGGTTTCTTCGGTTGGAACGAGGGATGGGGGGATTCGATGGTGTCCTGTACAGGTTGGTTTCTTCGGTTGGAACGAGGGATGGGGGGATTCGATGGTGTCCTGTACAGGTTGGTTTCTTCGGTTGGAACGAGGGATGGGGAGATTCGATGGTGTCCTGTACAGGTTGGTTTCTTCGGCTGGAACGAGGGATGGGGGGATTTGATGGTGTCCTGTACAGGTTGATTTCTTTGGTTGGAACGAGGGATGGGGAGATTTGATGGTGTCCTGTACAGGTTGATTTCTTTGGTTGGAAGGAGGGATGGGGGGATTCGATGGTGTCCTGTACAGGTTGGTTTCTTTGGTTGGAACGAGGAATGGGGGGATTTGATGGTGTCCTGTACAGGTTGGTTTCTTCGGCTGGAATGAGGAATGGGGGAATTTGATGGTGTCCTGTACAGGTTGGTTTCTTCGGTTGGAACGAGGGATGGGGAGATTTGATGGTGTCCTGTACAGGTTGATTTCTTCAGTTGGAATGAGGAATGGGGGGATTTGATGGTGTCCTGTACAGGTTGGTTTCTTCGGCTGGAACGAGGGATGGGGGGATTTGATGGTGTCCTGTACAGGTTGGATGCTATTCTGATGAGGTGCTCTTGGAGAAGCTTGCCTGAGTTCCGCGCTTTCTCAGCACGTGATGTGTGCTGCTCTTCAAGCTTCAGAAGTCCTGGAAGGAAAGTGCTTCTGTAACCCCCATTTACTGGTGAACAGAGGTCAGGTGGTTTGCAACCGGCCAAGCAGCTGCTAAGTGGCCAACAGGCTGGATCTGTGTCTCACTTGCAGAGGCCCTGCCTGGCTGCTGGGGCTGCCCTGagactccctcctcctcctcttccctccacaGCTTTCCTGGCTTCTATCCACAGCTGTGCTCCAGGTGGGGAACACCTGTGGGTGCACCAGGGTGCAACTACTCAGATTCCAGCGTGCAGAAGGGCCCTGGCTCCATGCTATTTCCATATCCAAGCCCAAGCCTGTCTATAGTTTCAGCGAATCCAAGCCTCCCTGAATTCCCTGCAAGACCAAACTGAGCCCTACAACCCCCACTACACTGGTTAGCTGCCAGTCCCagcccctgctgcctcctgagcCGCTGTCTGTACAGTTCTGAAGTCCTTCAAGAATGTTGAGATCCTAAGCCGACTCTCACCCAAAGAGGTAAACAACCAGGGTCCCCCAGGGGTAGAGAACATACCCAGACAGGTTCTGCTGCCTGTAGGCTTGATGTCCTTCCCCTACAACACACCATGCTTGCCGGGCTGGAAGAACGGCTCCAGAAACTTGGGAAACCTGGGCCTATAGCTGGCATGTGGAAAAGAGGCCTGGAAAAGCACACTCCTGTCCATGAAGCCCCCAGATGGAACCAGGTAATTGGGAAATACATGGGTACCCAGGCTGACTCCCACTCAGATCCATGTGGGAACTGCAGCAGTGACTTGCCCCCTCTGCCACTCTGGCTGTACCACTACAGGAGGGAGGAGCATCTAGCCCCACGCATGAGTGGAGACACTAGGTGTGGGCAGGTTCCAGTTGTTGCTGCAACTGAACCTTCCCAACCAGGTCCATGCAAGGCCATCTCAGATGGGTGCGCACCTGGGTTGGGCAAGGACACCCCTCAGAGTGAGAGCCACTGAGCAGGGCTGTCACAGAGGCCCCTTTTCCTGCTCCAAGAGCAGGTTGGGGGAGTATGAGGGACCTCtgccccctcccagctgcttccAGGAGCCACTTCTTTCGAGATGAGGCACTCTCCTGCCTGCCCGTTCCCATTTGGCTGCAATAGACCATTGCCAACATTCAGATAACAAAAAGGGGCCTCACCTGTTTCCCCGACACGTCGGAGGCAGGTGGGTATGCCCAGGGGACCTGGGGTGGAACCTGTACATGGGCCCACCCCCAGGCCATGCTGGCTTCATCTTACCTgtgtgatgggggtgggggtgggaattACCAAGAGACCATCACACAGGCCATGGACAAGTTCTACAAGAGCCAGGTAGAAGAGCACCGTCCATGCATGCTGCCCAGCACCCAGCTCACACACACATCTTATTTGACAGCTTCCCCAAAGCAGGCTTTGAAGTCCAGGCTCCCAGAGAAGCCTGGGGAGGAGACTGCCAGGCTAAAGGGCCTATCCACAAAGGTGCCACCCTCACCAGTCTCATCCTGACGATCTTGGGTTATTTTTGCCCTGAAGTTTTGGAGTGGGGGACAGGGAGACGCAGACAGTACGCATTAGCCacctttccagagagcatcagcccTCCAGACTGGGCAGGTCCGACCTCCACTCGGGCGTTTTTCTCACTGGCTGCCAGTTGGGGGAAGCAGCATTGTGAGCACCTGCCCGTCTCCCCAGGTCCTgttcagaaaccccatctgtgccTCTGGAGAGACTGCCCCGAGCACACAGGCCCAGCAACCACCATCTATGGCCCCCAGGACCTAATCCCCTTCTACATAGGGGTCAGTGCGTGTGAGTATACGCTGGGTTTGATTTCTGCCCACTAGTCCCTGCCAGATATCCCATGCCCACCTCAAGAGAATGAggccacacaaacacacccaggcCGTCATGGTGATGGAGTGGCTGGGGTCCTACTTGCCCACCCTTCATTGCTGGTTCAGAGCCAGCTGTCTGACCACATTCCTACCCTGAGATGGGACTTTGGGGACATTGCCCACCAGGGTCACTGACCATTTTTAGGGTTCCAGAAACAGAGGGCCAGCTGGTCCCCTAGAAGCCTGGAACATGGGATAAGCCAAGGCTTGCCTTCAGAACAGGTTTTCCACCACGCAGCCACCCAAGGCCCAGGGCATCCCCAAGTTCATGTGAAGCCTGCCTGCCATGTCCACAGCCCATGCCCAACCCTGGAGCCACTGGAATGCTTGTTCCTGGGCACGTGACAAACCCAGACAGCTTCAGCCTTGCAGGACAACCATGCGCACCTGGCAGCCGCAGCCAGAGGGGGGCCCATAGATAGAAGTTGGAGGTGAAGCCAGATGCTATGAGAATACTTTATTAGGCAAAATCGTATACTATAAAAATGCTTTACAATGCAGCAGGAGGAGAGGTGAAGACATGAACAAGTGCGTAGTGACACATGGCAGTCAGAACACAGTAAAGAATCCACACTGCTTCCCCCCTTTACCTAGAAAAGGAAAGTTCTaggcctctcctcctcctcctcctcggctGTGGCATCCTGATACTGTCGATACTCAGAAACCAGGTCGTTCATGTTGCTCTCCGCCTCCGTAAATTCCATCTCATCCATCCCCTCGCCGGTATACCAATGGAGGAAGGCCTTGCGCCGGAACATTGCTGTAAACTGCTCTGAGACACGCTTGAAGAGCTCCTGGATGGCCGTGTTGTTCCCAATGAAGGTGGCCGACATTTTTAGCCCCCGGGGTGGGATGTCACAGACGGCTGTTTTGACGTTGTGGGGGAGCCAGTCAGCGAAGTAGCTGCTGTTCTTATTTTGAATGTTGAACATTTGTTCATCCACCTCCCTCATGGGCATGCGACCCCTGAAAATGGCAGCCGCCGTTAGGTAGCGGCCATGACGGGGGTCACACGCGGCCATCATATTCCCAGCATCAGACATCTGCTGCGCAAGCTCAGCCACCGTCAGGAACCGGTACTGCTGGCTGCCCCGGCTGGTCAGTGGGGCAAAGCCGGGCATGAAGAAATGTAGCCGGGGAAATGGAACCATGTTCACGGCCAGCTTCCACAGGTCAGCATTCAGCTGGCCTGGGAAGCACAGGCACGTGGTGACCCCGCTCATGGTGGCAGACACCAGGTGGTTCAGGTCACCGTAGGTGGGCGTGGGCAGTTTCAGGGTCCTGGAACAGATGTCGTATAACGCTTCGTTGTCTATACAGAAGGTCTCATCCGCATTTTCTATGAGCTGGTGGACGGAGAGGGTGGCGTTGTAGGGCTCCACCACCGTGTCTGACACCTTGGGCGAGGGCAGGATGCTGAATGTGTTTGTGATCCTGTCTGGGTACTCCTCCCGGATCTTACTGAGCAGAAGGGTACCCATCCCAGACCCTGTCCCCCCACCCAGGGAGTGGGTCAGCTGGAAACCCTGCAGGCAGTCACAGCTCTCAGCCTCCTTTCTGACAACGTCCATCACTGACTCCATCAGCTCCGCGCCTTCTGTGTAGTGTCCCCTGGCCCAGTTGTTTCCGGCCCCACTCTGACCTGTAAGACAGTACAGCCAGTCACTCGATGGTCAGGTATAGGGTCATCAGTGGTCACCATAATGCAAAAAGGGCCAAGTGTCACATGAGGTGAGCGCAGCGTTCTCCCTACAGGTGAGCAAATGAAACCCCTCCCCCAGAGTTACAGGACAGCAGCCTCCCCTGTTAGAAATTAAGTCAGGAGTCAAACCTGAGACAGGCTGACAGACCTTGCTGCAGGTGGCTTCTGCCCATTTTCAGGGAAGGCAGTAGCCACAGCCCCAGCTCAGCTCCCTACAGGGAGTTCACATCAGTAGCTCTTCACCTTGAGGAGACACCTGGGCCTTCCTCCCAAAGCCCGTTTAGGAGGCAGTTGGAGCCACTCGACTCGGAGAATAGGAGGGTGTTCTGGGGCCCTGGCTCCACAATTCCCACGGCAACGACCTTGGGGCACTCCTAGATTTTGAGCGGCTAAGGAATCTCACCCCAGTCCTCCCCCACAGCTCACCGAAGATGAAGCTGTCCGGCCTGAAGATCTGCCCGAAGGGCCCCGAGCGCACAGAGTCCAGGGTGCCCGGCTCCAGATCCACCAGCACAGCGCGGGGCACGTACCTGCCACCTGAGAGGGGCGGGAGGGCATGAGCGAGGGGAGGGCCGCGTTCCCAGGAGGGCGGTGGGGAAGGACGGGGGTCTCACCGCAGGCCTCGTTGTAGTACACGTCGATGCGCTCCAGCTGCAGGCGGCTGTCCCCGTGGTAGGTGCCCGCGGAGTCGATGGCGTGTTCATCAGAGATCACCTCCCAGAACTGCGAGACGGGAGGGGCCGGACAGGCCAGGGCCAGTCACGGGGGTGCCCCagctcctctcccacccccaccctccgcACCCCCATCCCTAGGCCGCCGTGTCCCCGGGTCCACCCCGGCCGCCTCGCCAGCCGCCCAGTCCCACCGCGTCCCCGGCAGGGACCCGCCCCCGCCACTGCCAACATCTTCCCTGGCCACCCGCAGGCCCGAGCTGGGCCCTCAGAGGCCCCGCTGCCAACCTTGGCGCCGATCTGGTTCCCGCTCCCTCATGGCTAAGGCGGGATCAGGGCGGCAGGAGAAACGCGAGGAGGAGGAGCAGACGCGCAGTGACCCAGCCCGCCCTCCGCCAAGGCTGAAATAGCCCCGCGcccacctccccagcctcacATTGGGCTCCCAGAATAAGCAACGGAAAGTTGGTCAGCTGGAGAACTTCCTCCCACGTCTTTACTAAGACTAAATCCCTAGCTGAACTGAAACTGAATTTTCCTCCCATGTGGGAGAGGAGGACTCCAGTTTCAACACTCACAGAATGCCTTGCACCTGCCCTAGATTGAGGACATATTTTTGTAACTGATGAGTCCTGTCCTCTATTAGGAGACCTGTGGTTAGGAAAGGCCTTCCGTATGTTAACTCAACAAGACTTCGTTATAAGTTTGACTTTGGAGCAGTTCAAACCCACGGTAAGCTATGGGTGTTAGAGATAGGCCTCTGATTTAGCTAGAGTCTTCTTTAGAGTGGGATTAGCCCTTTCACCTTTCCAGAGGACTGCAGTCTCCATGCAGAGTGAAGGTCATATTGGATTCCTAAAGCTGAGGATAGGTGTGGGATATGCCTGCTGTGAAAGATGGGCCATTGTCACTTTGCAGGCTTTTAGATGACCCAAACTGAGGAGTTATTTCTTCCGGCAAACATTTTTCAGATGGGGTGGGAAATGCCTCGATCTAATCAGTGAAGGTATCAGTGAGCATTAGCAAATATACGAATCTCCTGTAGAAAGACAGCTGAGTAAATTAGAGTTGCCAGTTCTCACCTGGATAGGTTCCTCAATTTTGGACAGGTTTAACTGGAGAAGGAGAAAATTGCTGGCTGTTTGGGTCATGTCAGGCACAAAGCTCTCAGTGCTGAGTCACCTGTTTTAGTGTCTTGAAAAGATTTACCCCTATAAACAAATGAGatattaacaaaaacaaagaatcccTTCTAGAGTGAAAAGAATCATGAAAGTGCTGAATTATATTTCTATGATTGGTACTTGGCATTAGTAATTTATTACCATCATTCAGCCAGCCAGAGGGGCCCTGGACTGAAATGCAATCCCTGGCCCATTTTTGTTCTTCTTCAGAGTATTCTGGCCCAGTTCTATGCATGCTGACCAGCACGCCCATAAGCTTCATTGGCCCTTTCAGTGCATGGGGCCTTGGCTGTGGCATCTACAAGGGCATTTCCTTTTACATGGTCAGTCTCTCTTTTGATGTCCTCTGCAATTAATTATAGTCACTTTTTGGCAGCAAAGCAGCATTCTAACAAGCTCAAAATCTGAATGATGTTGTATGGAAAAGCCCTTGGGGGTCAGGAGTCCCTACCCATTCCAAACTGCAGCATAAGCATGAAGCACTAAAAAAATCATACTTGGAATCAGtgtaaatgttaacttttaaatCCTTTCCCAACTGTAGGGGCCTAGTAAGTTCAATTAACTCAGGTTTTTGAGCTGAGGTAGAGGCCAGCAAGGCTTGTGCTTTGACTCTCTTGTGCTGACTAATAATAGCATATCTAGCCCTCCTGTTTTCCCGATGCATAAAACAACTTGCATTTGTTAACCACTCTTCTTTGGGATGGTCAAGGGATTCATCTCTCTTAAGTCTGGCCTCCTAGAGTAAATTTGTTTCATAATCTGTGacatgctttggctgtgtccccagtcaaatcttatcttgaactgtagctcccatcaTTCCCAtatatcatgggagggacccagtgggaggtaatcaAATCGGGGGAtgggtcttttccatgctgttcttgtgacagtgaataagccTCGTGAGATcggaggtttatttatttatttatttttgagacgtagtcttgctccattgctcaggctggagtgcagtagcatgatctcggctgactgcaacctctgactcctgggttcaagtgattctcctgtctcagcctcctgagtagctgggattacaggcacccaccatcatgcctgtcTAATCTTTAgtatagatgaggtttcaccatgttggccaggctggcctcgatctcctcacctcaggtcatccactgccttggcctcccaaagtgctgggattacagctgatggtttataaaggggagtttcgcTACACAAgctcttttgcctgctgccatgtaagagatgtgactttgctcctcatttgccttctgccatgagtgtgaGGCCC includes the following:
- the LOC135970856 gene encoding tubulin beta-8 chain-like, whose product is MESVMDVVRKEAESCDCLQGFQLTHSLGGGTGSGMGTLLLSKIREEYPDRITNTFSILPSPKVSDTVVEPYNATLSVHQLIENADETFCIDNEALYDICSRTLKLPTPTYGDLNHLVSATMSGVTTCLCFPGQLNADLWKLAVNMVPFPRLHFFMPGFAPLTSRGSQQYRFLTVAELAQQMSDAGNMMAACDPRHGRYLTAAAIFRGRMPMREVDEQMFNIQNKNSSYFADWLPHNVKTAVCDIPPRGLKMSATFIGNNTAIQELFKRVSEQFTAMFRRKAFLHWYTGEGMDEMEFTEAESNMNDLVSEYRQYQDATAEEEEEERPRTFLF